The Fervidibacillus albus genome contains a region encoding:
- a CDS encoding SCP2 sterol-binding domain-containing protein, with translation MDGNRLAFVLKTYPYAEILYPLEPLLVQLNEDNRSFFLSISRDEILFQAGDERECDIILSGSRTAMDEVLEGKRKLMKAIRIKRVEATGSYRRLLLLESILWLANKS, from the coding sequence ATGGATGGGAATCGTTTGGCGTTCGTTTTAAAAACGTATCCATATGCTGAAATCCTTTATCCACTGGAACCGTTACTCGTTCAGTTGAATGAGGACAATCGTTCCTTTTTCCTATCCATTAGCCGAGATGAAATCCTTTTTCAAGCAGGGGACGAAAGGGAATGTGACATAATTCTTTCCGGTAGTCGAACGGCAATGGATGAAGTGTTAGAAGGGAAACGAAAGTTGATGAAAGCGATTCGGATCAAACGTGTGGAAGCGACGGGTTCCTATCGCCGGTTGTTACTTTTAGAGTCAATTTTATGGTTGGCCAATAAGTCGTAA